A region of Paenibacillus thermoaerophilus DNA encodes the following proteins:
- the rpoE gene encoding DNA-directed RNA polymerase subunit delta, whose amino-acid sequence MSGDYTLKISEEQIKEVPMVDVAFMILKSANTTFYFRDLMKEIAKVKGLSEEEMMDVIAQVYTEINIDGRFACVGNNVWGLKRWYPVDRSDDISGKYPRIINDDDDDEEEEDYFAEEEEEAYVGGEEGDYDSIDEDVEAVEAEDEEVEFFDGEEADVPEVEEAEIVEDEVFEEEDDFLDDESADDEDDKL is encoded by the coding sequence ATGAGCGGAGATTATACATTGAAGATCAGCGAAGAGCAGATCAAGGAAGTGCCGATGGTCGACGTCGCCTTCATGATTCTGAAGTCGGCGAACACGACGTTTTACTTCCGCGACCTGATGAAGGAGATCGCCAAGGTCAAGGGCTTGTCCGAAGAAGAGATGATGGACGTCATTGCGCAAGTATATACCGAGATCAACATCGACGGGCGGTTCGCATGCGTCGGCAACAACGTGTGGGGACTGAAGCGCTGGTATCCGGTCGATCGTTCCGACGATATAAGCGGCAAATACCCGCGCATTATCAACGACGATGATGACGACGAGGAAGAGGAGGACTACTTCGCCGAAGAGGAAGAAGAAGCTTACGTGGGCGGCGAAGAGGGCGACTACGACTCGATCGACGAGGATGTCGAAGCGGTCGAGGCGGAAGACGAGGAAGTCGAGTTCTTCGACGGAGAGGAAGCCGACGTTCCGGAAGTGGAAGAGGCGGAGATCGTCGAGGACGAGGTGTTCGAAGAGGAAGACGACTTCCTGGACGACGAGAGCGCGGACGACGAGGACGACAAGCTCTGA
- a CDS encoding CTP synthase, translated as MTKYIFVTGGVVSSLGKGITAASLGRLLKNRGLKVTIQKFDPYINVDPGTMSPYQHGEVFVTDDGAETDLDLGHYERFIDINLTKNSNVTTGKIYQSVISKERRGEYLGGTVQVIPHITNEIKDRVFRAGRESQSDVVITEIGGTVGDIESLPFLEAIRQIKSDIGRENVMYIHVTLIPYIKAAGEVKTKPTQHSVKELRSIGIQPNVIVCRTEYPMADELKRKIGQFCDVDANAVIECRDADTLYEVPMMLREQGLDDIVVSHLKLEAAPEPDMTEWEALVHRVKNLKRKTEIAIVGKYVALHDAYLSIVEALGHAGFDADAEVNIRWVNAEEVYEHNVAEILSGVQGILVPGGFGDRGIEGKIAAIRYAREQRIPFFGICLGMQVAVIEYARNVAGLTGANSSEIQPATPYPVIDLLPEQKDIEDLGGTMRLGLYPCKLAENSLAAACYESELIYERHRHRYEFNNEYRELLEKAGLRISGTSPDGRLVEIVELPDHPWFLAVQFHPEFTSRPNRPQPLFRQFVRAALETAAIASR; from the coding sequence ATGACGAAGTACATTTTTGTGACGGGCGGGGTCGTATCCTCCCTGGGCAAAGGCATCACGGCGGCATCGCTCGGTCGATTGCTCAAAAACCGCGGGCTGAAGGTGACCATTCAAAAATTCGACCCGTATATCAACGTCGACCCGGGCACGATGAGTCCGTATCAGCACGGCGAGGTGTTCGTGACCGACGACGGCGCGGAGACGGATCTCGACCTGGGGCACTACGAACGGTTTATCGACATCAATCTCACCAAGAACAGCAACGTGACGACGGGTAAAATCTATCAATCGGTCATCAGCAAAGAGCGCCGCGGGGAATACCTGGGCGGAACTGTACAAGTCATCCCGCATATCACCAACGAAATCAAGGACCGCGTATTCCGGGCCGGGAGAGAATCTCAATCCGACGTCGTCATCACCGAGATCGGCGGCACGGTCGGAGACATCGAGAGTCTGCCGTTTCTTGAAGCGATCCGTCAAATCAAGAGTGATATCGGCCGCGAGAACGTCATGTACATCCACGTGACGCTGATTCCGTACATCAAGGCGGCGGGAGAAGTCAAGACGAAGCCGACCCAGCACAGCGTCAAAGAGCTGCGCAGCATCGGCATTCAGCCGAACGTGATCGTCTGCCGCACCGAATATCCAATGGCGGACGAACTGAAGCGCAAAATCGGCCAATTCTGCGACGTCGACGCCAATGCAGTCATCGAGTGCCGCGACGCGGACACCCTCTACGAGGTGCCGATGATGCTTCGCGAGCAGGGACTCGACGATATCGTCGTCTCCCACCTGAAGCTGGAGGCGGCTCCCGAGCCGGACATGACGGAATGGGAAGCGCTCGTGCACCGCGTGAAAAATTTGAAGCGCAAGACGGAGATCGCCATCGTCGGCAAATACGTCGCGCTGCACGACGCTTACCTCAGCATCGTGGAAGCGCTCGGCCATGCCGGGTTCGACGCCGATGCCGAAGTCAACATCCGTTGGGTGAACGCCGAGGAAGTCTATGAACACAACGTCGCCGAGATTTTGAGCGGCGTGCAGGGCATCCTCGTGCCGGGAGGCTTCGGCGACCGGGGCATCGAAGGCAAAATCGCCGCGATCCGTTACGCCCGCGAGCAGCGGATTCCGTTCTTCGGCATCTGCCTGGGCATGCAGGTCGCGGTGATCGAATACGCCCGCAACGTGGCGGGCCTGACTGGCGCGAACTCGTCGGAGATCCAGCCGGCTACGCCTTATCCCGTGATCGATCTGCTTCCGGAGCAGAAGGATATCGAGGATCTGGGCGGCACGATGCGTCTGGGGCTGTACCCCTGCAAGCTGGCGGAGAACTCCTTGGCGGCGGCGTGCTACGAGAGCGAGCTGATCTACGAGCGACATCGCCACCGCTACGAGTTCAACAACGAATACCGCGAGCTGTTGGAGAAAGCGGGCCTGCGCATTTCCGGCACTTCGCCGGACGGACGCCTCGTCGAGATCGTCGAGCTGCCCGACCATCCGTGGTTCCTGGCCGTGCAGTTCCATCCGGAGTTCACCTCCCGTCCGAACCGGCCTCAGCCGCTGTTCCGCCAATTCGTGCGGGCGGCGCTTGAGACTGCGGCCATCGCAAGCCGTTAA
- a CDS encoding response regulator has translation MSKPKLLIVDDQNGIRILLMEVFSSEGYVTFQASNGKLALEIVRMESPDLVLLDMKIPGMDGLDILKHIKQINPDIKVIMMTAYGELDMIKEASDLGALKHFTKPFDIDELREAVNFELRGPASNNSDRWVVGS, from the coding sequence ATGTCAAAACCGAAATTGCTGATCGTGGACGATCAGAACGGAATCCGGATACTGCTTATGGAAGTGTTCAGCAGTGAAGGATATGTGACCTTTCAAGCATCGAACGGCAAGCTGGCGCTGGAGATCGTCCGGATGGAATCGCCCGACCTCGTTCTCCTGGACATGAAGATCCCGGGCATGGATGGTTTGGATATTTTGAAGCACATCAAGCAGATCAATCCGGACATCAAGGTCATTATGATGACCGCTTACGGCGAGCTGGATATGATCAAGGAAGCCAGCGATCTCGGGGCGCTGAAGCACTTCACCAAGCCGTTTGACATCGACGAGCTGAGAGAGGCCGTCAACTTCGAACTGAGAGGTCCCGCTTCGAACAATTCGGACAGATGGGTGGTCGGTTCCTGA
- the fba gene encoding class II fructose-1,6-bisphosphate aldolase, whose translation MPLVSMNEFLPQAKAKKFAVGQFNMNNLEFAQAIVEAAMEEKSPFIFGVSEGALKYMGIEFTVAIARAAAEKSGLPIALHLDHGSSFEVAMKCIRAGFSSVMFDGSHYPFEENIRLTKEVVKAAHAMGVSVEGELGTIGGVEDDISVDAAEAALAKPEEAIRFYEETGVDCLAIAVGTAHGMYAGEPNIRFDIIEKVSQAIPVPIVLHGGSGVPDEMIKKSIEAGVGKINVNTENQVACTDTIREVLAKDAKVYDPRKYLAPARNAMKEVVRSKIRLFGSSGQA comes from the coding sequence ATGCCACTGGTTTCAATGAACGAATTTTTGCCTCAGGCGAAGGCGAAAAAATTTGCCGTCGGCCAATTCAACATGAATAACCTGGAGTTCGCCCAAGCGATCGTCGAAGCGGCGATGGAAGAGAAATCGCCTTTTATCTTCGGCGTCAGCGAAGGCGCTCTGAAATATATGGGCATCGAATTCACGGTAGCGATCGCTCGCGCGGCGGCTGAGAAATCCGGCCTTCCGATCGCGCTGCACCTCGATCACGGCAGCTCCTTCGAAGTTGCGATGAAATGCATCCGCGCCGGCTTCAGCTCCGTCATGTTCGACGGATCGCACTACCCCTTCGAAGAAAACATTCGCCTGACCAAAGAAGTCGTCAAAGCCGCTCACGCGATGGGCGTGTCCGTCGAAGGCGAGCTCGGCACGATCGGCGGCGTCGAAGACGACATCTCCGTCGATGCTGCGGAAGCCGCTCTGGCGAAACCGGAAGAAGCGATCCGTTTCTACGAAGAGACCGGCGTCGACTGCCTGGCGATCGCGGTCGGTACGGCGCACGGCATGTACGCCGGCGAGCCGAACATCCGCTTCGACATCATCGAAAAAGTGTCCCAAGCGATTCCGGTTCCGATCGTTCTGCACGGCGGTTCGGGCGTGCCGGACGAAATGATCAAAAAATCGATTGAAGCCGGCGTAGGCAAAATCAACGTCAACACCGAGAACCAAGTCGCTTGCACGGATACGATCCGTGAGGTTCTGGCCAAAGACGCTAAAGTATACGACCCCCGCAAATATCTCGCGCCTGCGAGAAACGCGATGAAAGAAGTCGTTCGCAGCAAAATCCGCCTGTTCGGAAGCAGCGGTCAAGCCTAA
- a CDS encoding UDP-N-acetylglucosamine 1-carboxyvinyltransferase — MEKLMIAGGRPLRGTVQISGAKNSAVALLPASLMAETPVLLDNLPHLSDVETLNDIMRELGAVVTWEGSEDTLRIDASAMKPIPMPNGNVKKLRASYYLMGALLGRFGEAVIGLPGGCNFEPRPIDQHIKGFEALGARVYHEGGAIRLQAKELRGARIYLDVVSVGATINIMLAASRAKGLTLIENAAKEPEIIDVATLLNAMGARIKGAGTETIRIEGVDSLHGCRHSIIPDRIQAGTYMIMAAATRGDVVVDNIIPKHLEAVTAKLQEMGAHIYEMDESIRVVGQPIYQPVDVKALVYPGFATDLQSPMTSLLTQTNGTSVLTDHVYNHRFKHVPELVRMGAKIKVEGRSAVIEGGMLSPAKVKAADLRAGAALVVAALTVPNGGVTEITGLEYIDRGYDRLVENLRKLGAEVWREPVRLD, encoded by the coding sequence ATGGAAAAATTAATGATTGCGGGCGGAAGGCCGCTCCGGGGAACCGTACAGATCAGCGGGGCCAAGAACAGCGCCGTGGCCCTCCTGCCGGCTTCCCTCATGGCCGAAACGCCGGTACTGCTCGATAACCTGCCCCATCTGTCCGACGTCGAAACGTTAAACGACATCATGAGAGAATTGGGGGCCGTCGTCACGTGGGAAGGCTCGGAAGATACGCTGCGCATCGACGCGTCGGCGATGAAGCCGATTCCGATGCCTAACGGCAATGTCAAAAAGCTGAGAGCGTCCTACTATTTAATGGGGGCGCTGTTGGGCCGGTTCGGGGAAGCGGTCATCGGACTGCCCGGAGGATGCAACTTCGAGCCGCGGCCGATCGACCAGCACATCAAAGGATTCGAGGCGCTCGGCGCCCGCGTCTACCACGAAGGCGGGGCCATCCGGCTGCAAGCCAAAGAACTGCGGGGCGCCCGAATCTACCTCGACGTGGTCAGCGTCGGCGCCACGATCAATATTATGCTGGCGGCCTCGCGGGCCAAAGGATTGACCTTGATCGAAAACGCCGCCAAAGAGCCGGAGATTATCGACGTCGCCACGTTGCTGAATGCGATGGGCGCCCGGATCAAAGGGGCGGGAACGGAGACGATCCGGATCGAAGGGGTCGATTCGCTGCACGGCTGCAGGCATTCGATTATCCCGGACCGCATTCAGGCGGGCACTTACATGATTATGGCCGCCGCGACACGCGGGGACGTCGTCGTCGACAACATTATCCCGAAACACCTCGAAGCGGTCACCGCCAAGCTGCAAGAAATGGGTGCTCATATCTACGAGATGGACGAGTCGATTCGCGTCGTCGGGCAGCCGATTTATCAGCCGGTCGATGTCAAAGCCTTGGTGTACCCCGGATTCGCCACCGATTTACAATCTCCCATGACCAGTTTGCTGACTCAAACGAACGGAACAAGCGTTCTCACCGATCATGTCTACAACCACCGCTTTAAGCACGTGCCGGAATTGGTGCGCATGGGCGCCAAAATCAAGGTCGAAGGACGTTCGGCGGTGATCGAAGGCGGAATGCTTAGCCCCGCCAAAGTGAAGGCGGCCGATCTGCGCGCGGGCGCGGCTCTCGTTGTGGCGGCCCTGACCGTTCCGAACGGGGGCGTCACGGAAATAACGGGCTTGGAGTATATTGATCGCGGGTACGACCGTCTGGTCGAAAACCTGAGAAAGCTGGGCGCCGAGGTGTGGCGGGAGCCGGTCCGTTTGGATTAG